From one Lolium rigidum isolate FL_2022 chromosome 4, APGP_CSIRO_Lrig_0.1, whole genome shotgun sequence genomic stretch:
- the LOC124647289 gene encoding uncharacterized protein LOC124647289, with amino-acid sequence MYSCTILARIVYPVPYKFTGLVLFGPGHTLFPSPLYTVRPSQPPASPAVAPLTPLDDEDLLTEILIRLPPLPSSLPRASLACKRWRCLITDRVFLRRFRAHQHRKPPLLGYFVGDFGAAIFTPTLDPPNRIPSARFHSPRIHKERWVFCGCRHGLALSFNVDRLHAAVWDPLTGRRRHVAFPPGFDNDRENIVKSAAVLCASREEGHVHGDCHSSPFKLVLARTDSDRTRAFFCLYESERNAWGNIISTAISFKHGISSLIPSVLVGNALYWLIGVNCVLQFDLEKQSLVVMDQLVDTHVTDYYSFQILRTEDNGLGLAVTSGLSIQLWERKSSSDGVLRWVLAKTLQLDSLLELKPGMEKQAGTIILGHDEYSNAIFVSISTSVFLIQL; translated from the coding sequence ATGTACAGTTGTACAATACTGGCTCGTATTGTATACCCTGTCCCCTACAAATTCACTGGGCTAGTCTTGTTCGGGCCCGGCCACACTcttttcccctctcctctctacACAGTCCGCCCTTCCCAGCCCCCCGCCTCGCCGGCGGTAGCGCCTCTCACCCCGCTGGACGACGAAGACCTTCTCACAGAGATCCTCATCCGCCTCCCTCCCCTGCCATCCTCCCTCCCGCGCGCCTCACTCGCCTGCAAGCGGTGGCGCTGCCTCATCACGGACCGCGtcttcctccgccgcttccgcgcCCACCAGCACCGGAAACCCCCGCTCCTGGGCTATTTCGTCGGGGACTTCGGGGCAGCCATCTTCACCCCCACGCTAGATCCGCCCAACCGCATCCCCAGCGCGCGCTTCCACTCTCCACGGATCCACAAGGAGCGCTGGGTCTTCTGCGGCTGCCGCCACGGCCTCGCCCTCAGCTTCAACGTGGACCGCCTCCACGCCGCCGTGTGGGATCCCCtcacaggccgccgccgccacgtggCTTTCCCGCCGGGGTTCGACAACGACCGGGAGAACATCGTCAAGAGCGCCGCGGTGCTCTGCGCTTCCCGCGAAGAAGGCCATGTGCACGGCGATTGCCATTCGAGCCCGTTCAAGCTGGTCTTGGCGCGCACCGACAGTGACCGCACACGTGCATTCTTTTGCCTCTACGAATCAGAGCGCAACGCATGGGGAAATATCATCTCAACAGCAATTTCATTCAAGCATGGCATCAGCTCGTTGATTCCAAGCGTCCTGGTTGGGAATGCACTTTACTGGCTGATTGGTGTAAACTGCGTCCTGCAATTTGATTTGGAAAAGCAGAGCCTTGTTGTGATGGACCAGCTGGTGGATACCCATGTAACTGACTATTATAGCTTCCAGATCTTGCGGACAGAGGATAACGGACTAGGCCTCGCCGTTACATCAGGATTGAGCATTCAGCTATGGGAGAGGAAGTCTAGCTCTGATGGTGTTCTGCGATGGGTACTGGCCAAAACCCTTCAACTGGACAGCCTCCTTGAGCTAAAACCTGGAATGGAGAAGCAAGCAGGCACCATTATATTGGGGCATGATGAGTATAGCAATGCCATTTTTGTATCTATATCCACTAGTGTTTTCTTGATCCAACTTTAG